A single Phragmites australis chromosome 4, lpPhrAust1.1, whole genome shotgun sequence DNA region contains:
- the LOC133916833 gene encoding uncharacterized protein LOC133916833, with translation MVGRKPMRRRRPERPPPPPPSPAFGATARPTSPRSSSTTTSAAAVAADLDELLLTAPPPLASEPRSFPFSVKQQCWEKAERVPGRDPERWRRDELGNVVFRKFVGCPGCLCHDYDHIVPYSKGGKSTLENCQVLQATVNRSKGNKTEVSKSELIQKSAYCRVSGRDMDLVELSAYGNVRRGPDSGGCKIQ, from the exons ATGGTGGGCCGGAAGCCGATGCGCCGTCGCCGACCCGAGcggcctccgccaccgccgccttctCCGGCCTTCGGCGCCACGGCTCGGCCGACCTCcccccgctcctcctccaccaccacctccgccgccgcggtcgCCGCCGACCTGGACGAGCTGCTCCTCACGGCCCCGCCGCCGTTGGCCTCGGAGCCGCGGAGCTTCCCGTTCTCTGTGAAGCAGCAGTGCTGGGAGAAGGCGGAGCGAGTGCCCGGGCGCGACCCAGAGAGGTGGCGCCGCGACGAGCTCGGCAACGTCGTCTTCCGCAAGTTCGTCGGATGCCCCGGCTGCCTCTGCCACGACTACGACCACATCGTCCCCTACTCCAAG GGCGGAAAGAGCACACTGGAGAATTGCCAGGTTTTGCAG GCTACAGTGAATCGATCTAAAGGGAACAAGACTGAGGTATCCAAATCCGAGCTCATACAGAAAAGTGCATATTGTAGGGTTTCTG GACGGGATATGGATCTTGTTGAACTATCTGCCTATGGGAATGTCCGGCGAGGGCCAGATTCAGGGGGCTGTAAAATCCAATGA